The Salvelinus sp. IW2-2015 unplaced genomic scaffold, ASM291031v2 Un_scaffold5506, whole genome shotgun sequence genomic sequence CATTGAGCGAAGCAAAGCTTTACACTGGTAGAAAATATTActtcttgtaaaaaaaaataggcTTTGCAATGAAAATGCTTGCCAAAACATCACTACTGTGTACTGGAAGTTGTAGAGCTAAAATACTGTCAATAGTTTAGAAAAGTGTCTTGTGGCTGAGGTCTCACCATTGGTCTGAAGGGCTTCAGTTTGGGTCAGGTGGGGCCTCTGTACACCCTGAGTTTGGGGGTGGAGGGGCCTCCTGGGGGGCTGACCACTGCTGGAGGGGGGGgccaggggagaggggtgggttaGGGTGGCCAGGGTGGGGGTGTTGTGAGTAAGGGGTGGGAGGAGCAGAGATTGAGGGGCACCGTGGGCCAATGGGGAGTTGTTACCGGAGGACGAGCCAATTAGGCCCTTCTGAGTGAAGAAACGGTTCAACGAATCACAGAGTGAAGTGAAGAGCGTCGGCTCCAGCGCCCAATCACAGAGCTCGGCCTGGCGCATGCTCTCCAggaggtctggaggagagagggagaaggggaaaaaacaaatagcagggagaaagaggaagattgTCAATGTGATAACTATTCTTGTCAATGTAGAAACAATGAGTAGCATTAATCTGTAATTATCATGTAGTTTGTTAAGTGACCTGGGTGGCTAGTGAGGTCAATGTTGGCCCAGTCCAGACTGCTGGCGACCCTAAAGCTCTCCTTCAGAGTGTCTGTAGTACTGAACCAGTCTGCTGGCACCactacagagacaaacagagagagaggtggtataGGTTGTCAAAGAGTTAGTTACTGTATCATATTCACACAGTGCAGTGACAAGCCTACAGGCACAGTTGAATAGGTTTTTGAAGTGCTAAGGTGTTCAGGTGTTGAGTTGTTATAATCACCACTGCTGTGAGACAGTCTGTCTGCCTCAGGAGGAGGCCCGGGTGCTACAGAGGGTACAAGGTGAGGGGACAAAGGGGGGAGGGTTGGGGTGTGCAGTGAGGTACTGTCATTGGTCAACACAAATAAGGGACCCACGtccgctacagagagagagagcgagagagagttaaacattcacatacacagattctctgacagcacagacagatatGTATAAAAACACTCAtttagaaagtgagagagaacgtACATTGCGAGGTCACTCTCTCCCTGACGCTTCTGCAGAGGGACTGGAAGGAGGTGTAGAGGTCTGGCAGATTCAGATcagagaaggagaaatggagaaGGGGATCACAGGAGTGTGACGAGGCGTAGGTGGGGGCAACATTAAGAGatgggacagaaagagagggaacagagaaagCGGGAACAGAGAGAGTGGGAACAGAGAGAGCGGGAACAGAAGAAGGGAGAGTTTGAGGGGAGACAGAAGATGAGACAGTAGagtgagaggtagaaagagaggggagagagtgagggacagaaagagaaaggagagagtgagggatagaaaaagaggggagagagtgagggatagaaagagaggggagagagtgagggacagaaagagaggg encodes the following:
- the LOC139026696 gene encoding forkhead box protein J2-like isoform X1, whose protein sequence is MMDGPSEPNPLRGTKRPYPAEEEEGSIQVPNVSVMQAEKQHSPQTDHYTPLASPQRDHYTPLASPQTDHYTPLASPQTDHYTPLASPQTDHYRPLASPQTDHYMPLASPQTDHYRPLASPQTDHYRPLASPQEPSQQLSPPPCKQRPPYMQSPVSSLPVPHETVSPSTASATLPSLSVPHSLPSLSTPHSLPSLSVPHSLPSLSIPHSLPSFSIPHSLLSLSVPHSLPSLSTSHSTVSSSVSPQTLPSSVPALSVPTLSVPAFSVPSLSVPSLNVAPTYASSHSCDPLLHFSFSDLNLPDLYTSFQSLCRSVRERVTSQSDVGPLFVLTNDSTSLHTPTLPPLSPHLVPSVAPGPPPEADRLSHSSVVPADWFSTTDTLKESFRVASSLDWANIDLTSHPDLLESMRQAELCDWALEPTLFTSLCDSLNRFFTQKGLIGSSSGNNSPLAHGAPQSLLLPPLTHNTPTLATLTHPSPLAPPSSSGQPPRRPLHPQTQGVQRPHLTQTEALQTNAGIQLQPKPRPPMKHLHNNSEEIQDDFDWDSLIA
- the LOC139026696 gene encoding forkhead box protein J2-like isoform X3, with the translated sequence MFNSLSLSLSVADVGPLFVLTNDSTSLHTPTLPPLSPHLVPSVAPGPPPEADRLSHSSVVPADWFSTTDTLKESFRVASSLDWANIDLTSHPDLLESMRQAELCDWALEPTLFTSLCDSLNRFFTQKGLIGSSSGNNSPLAHGAPQSLLLPPLTHNTPTLATLTHPSPLAPPSSSGQPPRRPLHPQTQGVQRPHLTQTEALQTNAGIQLQPKPRPPMKHLHNNSEEIQDDFDWDSLIA
- the LOC139026696 gene encoding forkhead box protein J3-like isoform X2, giving the protein MMDGPSEPNPLRGTKRPYPAEEEEGSIQVPNVSVMQAEKQHSPQTDHYTPLASPQRDHYTPLASPQTDHYTPLASPQTDHYTPLASPQTDHYRPLASPQTDHYMPLASPQTDHYRPLASPQTDHYRPLASPQEPSQQLSPPPCKQRPPYMQSPVSSLPVPHETVSPSTASATLPSLSVPHSLPSLSTPHSLPSLSVPHSLPSLSIPHSLPSFSIPHSLLSLSVPHSLPSLSTSHSTVSSSVSPQTLPSSVPALSVPTLSVPAFSVPSLSVPSLNVAPTYASSHSCDPLLHFSFSDLNLPDLYTSFQSLCRSVRERVTSQSPGPPPEADRLSHSSVVPADWFSTTDTLKESFRVASSLDWANIDLTSHPDLLESMRQAELCDWALEPTLFTSLCDSLNRFFTQKGLIGSSSGNNSPLAHGAPQSLLLPPLTHNTPTLATLTHPSPLAPPSSSGQPPRRPLHPQTQGVQRPHLTQTEALQTNAGIQLQPKPRPPMKHLHNNSEEIQDDFDWDSLIA